The following are from one region of the Halobacteriovorax vibrionivorans genome:
- a CDS encoding TraR/DksA family transcriptional regulator, with protein MEAEKLEHFKKKLLAAKAEILNGGILTSTEDLKMSTDDLPDEGDVANAVINQQVTFNMRARAMHKLRLIEEALHRVEDGTYGHCEDCDEPIGAKRLENQPWAELCITHAEEREREEQHMRRVG; from the coding sequence ATGGAAGCTGAAAAATTGGAACATTTCAAAAAGAAACTACTAGCGGCTAAGGCGGAAATTCTTAACGGTGGTATTCTGACGAGTACAGAAGATTTAAAGATGTCAACGGATGACCTACCTGATGAGGGAGACGTTGCCAACGCAGTTATTAATCAACAGGTTACATTCAATATGAGAGCCCGTGCTATGCACAAGCTTCGTTTAATTGAAGAGGCCCTTCATCGCGTGGAAGACGGGACTTATGGTCACTGTGAAGACTGTGATGAGCCAATCGGTGCTAAAAGGCTTGAGAACCAGCCATGGGCCGAATTATGTATCACTCACGCTGAAGAAAGAGAGCGTGAAGAACAACACATGCGAAGAGTCGGTTAA
- a CDS encoding S8 family serine peptidase: protein MKLKLNLKSFLLISTLVASSTFAQDSGKKLTLDQLRARVFKKEYQSTTTKTDVLHSRFSSWGVKNSFDKGSINLPGALKKLQAKQDVVVAVIDTGIDPTHPFLKDNLYVPKGQAGLSNFGLDFSKGAKNVKTPYDKNRHGTHVSGIIKSVFPNVKILPLKYYNRNASGKDNLNSTIKALRYAVDLGVDIINYSGGGPEPDLEELEILKKAERKGIIVVAAAGNEQENIDNSKSAYYPASYKLSNIITVTAHNQSMQILNSSNWGVETVDVSAPGYKINSAIPTQRNGLLTGTSQATAFVSGVAAMLKAGYPGLTAKQIKKIISITAKKEITFNGKVKSSGRLDATAAIDLATKLNDKTNGQLAKTRASRRDVANTPKVIIRK, encoded by the coding sequence TTGAAACTTAAATTAAACCTAAAATCATTCCTACTTATTTCAACATTAGTTGCATCTTCAACTTTTGCACAAGATTCTGGAAAGAAGCTAACTCTTGATCAGTTAAGAGCACGTGTTTTCAAAAAAGAATATCAAAGCACAACGACAAAAACTGATGTACTTCACTCACGTTTTTCAAGCTGGGGTGTAAAGAACTCTTTTGATAAAGGTTCTATTAATCTTCCAGGTGCACTGAAGAAGCTACAAGCAAAACAAGATGTTGTTGTTGCTGTTATCGATACAGGAATTGATCCAACTCACCCATTCCTTAAAGACAACTTATATGTACCAAAAGGACAAGCAGGTCTTTCAAACTTTGGATTAGATTTTTCTAAAGGTGCAAAGAATGTAAAGACTCCATATGATAAGAACCGTCACGGAACTCACGTTTCAGGTATTATCAAGTCTGTTTTTCCAAACGTTAAGATTCTTCCTCTTAAGTATTACAACAGAAATGCTTCTGGGAAAGACAACTTAAATTCAACGATCAAGGCCCTTCGTTATGCTGTTGATCTTGGTGTTGATATTATTAACTACTCAGGTGGTGGACCAGAGCCAGATTTAGAAGAATTAGAAATTCTTAAAAAGGCCGAAAGAAAAGGTATTATCGTAGTAGCTGCTGCTGGTAACGAGCAAGAGAATATTGATAATTCAAAGTCTGCTTACTACCCAGCAAGTTATAAGCTTTCAAATATTATTACTGTAACTGCACATAACCAATCAATGCAAATCCTTAACTCTTCTAACTGGGGTGTTGAGACTGTTGATGTATCGGCTCCAGGTTATAAGATCAACTCTGCTATTCCAACTCAGAGAAATGGTCTTCTAACAGGAACATCTCAAGCGACTGCATTTGTTTCAGGTGTTGCAGCAATGCTTAAAGCTGGCTACCCAGGACTTACTGCTAAGCAAATTAAGAAGATCATCTCAATCACTGCTAAGAAAGAGATTACTTTTAATGGAAAGGTTAAGTCTTCAGGACGTCTAGATGCGACAGCTGCAATTGATTTAGCAACAAAGCTTAATGATAAAACAAACGGTCAGCTTGCAAAAACAAGAGCAAGTAGAAGAGATGTTGCAAACACTCCAAAAGTAATTATCAGAAAATAA
- the lnt gene encoding apolipoprotein N-acyltransferase, with the protein MIGILKHKFALPVLHVLAGIIYALNFPFIGEFTIFPTIFISAAIIFYGLDKERRFKFNLLNIFLFCWGYNLAGYYWLMFTLNEFGGLFFPFNFLVWQLFSLVIAPQFYLFLIIFYFLRDRIKLESLIGGIFYCLVFVILEIFTPQQFPALFGHPWLKISPYLKPAKYLGQPFYSFLTLYIGHLIFSFSKKRRLPSFAAVAILVLLSANFLMGPIKNELNNELNIRVVQGNIGNDLKLKSEQGVRLAASEVVNIYKSMSLNDGIDKMDLVIWPETSYPRFVFTKLNKKVNAELSELFINSNSKYFIGTYDLASTKPDVLENTYNATILASKDGDIEQAYHKQVLIPFGEGLPFGPLNKYVAPYLTNVSLFAKGKSFTNFKVKDKGFISLICYEVLFPRYVSKYLNAVKERGEKVDFIVNVTNDSWYGPYSEQEQHLFLAKWRAVEFGLPIIRATNTGISSVILQDGSELIRTKNFEQTNMDFKF; encoded by the coding sequence ATGATTGGAATTCTTAAGCACAAATTTGCTCTGCCCGTACTGCATGTTCTTGCAGGAATTATTTATGCTTTAAACTTTCCCTTTATTGGTGAATTCACAATTTTTCCAACCATATTCATTAGTGCGGCCATCATCTTCTATGGCCTAGATAAAGAAAGACGCTTCAAATTCAATCTCCTCAATATCTTCTTATTTTGTTGGGGTTATAATTTAGCAGGCTACTATTGGTTAATGTTCACTTTAAATGAATTTGGTGGACTATTTTTTCCATTTAACTTTCTAGTATGGCAGCTCTTCTCTTTAGTGATTGCACCACAATTCTATCTCTTCTTAATCATCTTCTACTTTTTAAGAGATCGTATTAAGCTGGAAAGTTTAATCGGTGGCATCTTCTACTGCCTAGTATTTGTGATACTTGAGATATTTACACCACAGCAATTCCCTGCTCTCTTTGGCCATCCTTGGCTTAAGATTTCACCTTATTTAAAACCAGCAAAGTATTTAGGTCAGCCTTTTTATAGCTTTCTGACTCTTTATATCGGACACCTTATTTTTAGTTTTTCAAAAAAGAGGCGTCTTCCATCCTTTGCGGCCGTGGCCATCCTTGTTCTCTTATCGGCCAATTTTCTTATGGGGCCGATTAAAAATGAGCTCAACAATGAACTTAATATTCGTGTTGTTCAAGGAAATATAGGAAATGATCTAAAACTTAAGTCGGAGCAAGGAGTTCGTCTTGCCGCTTCAGAGGTCGTTAATATCTATAAGTCGATGAGTCTAAATGACGGCATTGATAAAATGGACTTAGTCATTTGGCCTGAGACTTCATATCCAAGATTTGTTTTTACAAAACTAAATAAGAAAGTGAATGCTGAACTAAGTGAGCTCTTTATAAATTCAAATTCAAAGTACTTTATTGGGACTTATGATCTAGCATCTACAAAGCCAGATGTTTTAGAAAATACATACAATGCTACAATCTTGGCATCAAAAGATGGCGATATTGAGCAAGCCTACCACAAACAGGTTCTTATTCCATTTGGTGAAGGTCTTCCATTTGGCCCATTAAATAAGTATGTGGCCCCATACCTCACTAATGTTTCACTTTTTGCTAAAGGTAAATCTTTTACAAATTTTAAAGTGAAAGATAAGGGATTCATTTCCCTAATCTGCTATGAAGTACTCTTTCCTCGTTATGTCTCAAAGTATTTAAACGCAGTAAAAGAGCGCGGAGAAAAAGTCGACTTCATTGTTAATGTAACCAATGATTCATGGTATGGGCCTTACTCAGAACAGGAACAACACCTATTTCTTGCAAAGTGGCGTGCGGTGGAATTTGGACTTCCAATCATTCGCGCAACGAATACTGGAATCTCATCAGTAATTCTCCAGGACGGAAGTGAGTTAATTCGCACTAAGAATTTCGAACAAACTAATATGGACTTTAAATTCTAA
- a CDS encoding KpsF/GutQ family sugar-phosphate isomerase produces the protein MDHFSQMKEVLKLEADSINRVIGLLDEQMCNKLTNVFEFLHAKGGQMVLCGVGKSGLIGEKLSSTFSSLGLRSIFLHPTEALHGDLGRTSENDAIIFLSKSGTTSEIMKLMPFLRIHKDHRIALVGDLSKAIAKECGIAFDCSVEREACINDLAPTTSSTVALAMGDAIAVAYEKFVGLSKEGFAINHPGGKLGKSLTMKVRDLMWPLKESPILTSEKLLKDAVLEMTNKPLGALAVMDNNKFSGILVEGDIRRSIAKEENALEKPLSEIMTKEPKYITSNELAMDALKLMEQNKIYVLPVITDGKFEGFIRMHDLLKEGF, from the coding sequence ATGGACCATTTTAGTCAAATGAAGGAAGTATTGAAACTTGAAGCAGACTCAATAAACCGAGTTATCGGCTTATTAGATGAGCAAATGTGCAACAAGTTAACAAATGTTTTTGAGTTCCTTCACGCTAAAGGGGGCCAAATGGTTCTTTGTGGTGTTGGGAAGTCTGGCCTAATTGGTGAAAAGCTTTCTTCAACATTTAGCTCTCTGGGGCTGCGTTCAATTTTCCTTCACCCAACTGAGGCCCTTCACGGGGATCTTGGAAGAACAAGTGAGAATGATGCCATTATTTTCTTATCAAAGTCGGGAACAACTAGTGAGATCATGAAGCTTATGCCTTTTCTTCGCATTCACAAAGACCATAGAATTGCTCTTGTTGGAGACCTATCAAAAGCAATTGCAAAGGAATGTGGAATTGCATTTGATTGCTCTGTTGAAAGGGAAGCTTGTATAAATGACCTTGCTCCAACCACTTCTTCAACAGTTGCTCTTGCTATGGGAGATGCTATTGCAGTTGCCTATGAGAAATTTGTAGGGCTTTCAAAGGAAGGCTTTGCAATTAATCACCCTGGTGGAAAACTAGGTAAGTCATTAACGATGAAAGTTCGCGATCTCATGTGGCCATTGAAAGAAAGTCCTATTCTAACTTCAGAAAAGCTATTAAAAGATGCTGTTCTAGAGATGACTAATAAGCCTCTAGGTGCTCTTGCAGTAATGGATAATAACAAATTCAGTGGAATACTTGTTGAAGGTGATATTCGCCGATCTATTGCAAAAGAAGAGAATGCTCTTGAAAAACCACTTTCTGAAATCATGACAAAAGAGCCAAAGTATATCACTTCTAATGAGCTTGCGATGGATGCTTTAAAACTTATGGAGCAAAATAAAATTTACGTTCTACCAGTTATTACTGATGGTAAATTTGAAGGCTTCATCCGCATGCACGATCTTTTAAAAGAAGGTTTTTAG